Proteins encoded together in one Thermoplasmatales archaeon BRNA1 window:
- a CDS encoding Archaeal S-adenosylmethionine synthetase, with protein sequence MADKKNIYVNGINQVPVPMRQIEIVERKGIGHPDSVADNIAETVSEALCKMYKDEIGHVLHHNTDQTEVVAGRSKSQFGGGKIIKPVYVLMDGRATTVINKKGEEILLPVESTALKGVTAMLKRDYPLLDLESDIILDTKLGMGSDDLTGVYKASNYLSNDTSFGVGYAPFSITDTLTFQTEQFINGKAYKKKLPEAGQDVKVMCSRVGDKITMTIACAMVDRFIEDKTAYKSAVEQLTKDVTENALDIIDKAGSKVKLKVEVNTGDDYKRNVLYTTVTGLSQENGDDGSVGRGNRCNGLITPYRPMSMEATSGKNPITHVGKIYNVLSNKIAQDVAKKIKADAEIHVRLLSQIGHTISDPLNAAIDIIAPGADANPKLPKWQQEAYSIAAEWLDNIDKVSEDIINGKIRTF encoded by the coding sequence ATGGCAGACAAGAAGAACATTTACGTAAACGGAATCAACCAGGTCCCCGTCCCCATGAGGCAGATCGAGATCGTCGAGAGGAAAGGAATCGGACACCCCGACTCCGTTGCCGACAACATCGCCGAGACCGTCTCCGAGGCCCTCTGCAAGATGTACAAGGACGAGATCGGACACGTCCTCCACCACAACACCGACCAGACCGAGGTCGTCGCGGGACGTTCCAAATCCCAGTTCGGCGGCGGAAAGATCATCAAGCCCGTCTACGTCCTCATGGACGGACGTGCCACCACCGTCATCAACAAGAAAGGCGAGGAGATCCTCCTGCCCGTCGAGTCCACCGCGCTCAAGGGGGTCACCGCCATGCTCAAGAGGGACTACCCGCTCCTCGACCTTGAGTCCGACATCATCCTGGACACCAAGCTCGGAATGGGTTCCGACGACCTGACCGGTGTCTACAAGGCCTCCAACTACCTCTCCAACGACACCTCGTTCGGAGTCGGATACGCACCCTTCTCCATCACCGACACCCTCACCTTCCAGACCGAGCAGTTCATCAACGGCAAGGCCTACAAGAAGAAGCTCCCCGAGGCGGGACAGGACGTCAAGGTCATGTGCTCCCGTGTCGGAGACAAGATCACCATGACCATCGCCTGCGCAATGGTCGACAGGTTCATCGAGGACAAGACCGCCTACAAGTCCGCGGTCGAGCAGCTCACCAAGGACGTCACCGAGAACGCCCTCGACATCATCGACAAGGCCGGATCCAAGGTCAAGCTGAAGGTCGAGGTCAACACCGGAGACGACTACAAGAGGAACGTCCTCTACACCACCGTCACCGGGCTGTCCCAGGAGAACGGAGACGACGGATCCGTCGGCCGCGGAAACCGCTGCAACGGACTCATCACCCCTTACCGCCCCATGTCCATGGAGGCAACCTCCGGAAAGAACCCGATCACCCACGTCGGAAAAATCTACAACGTCCTTTCCAACAAGATCGCACAGGATGTCGCCAAGAAGATCAAGGCCGACGCCGAGATCCACGTCAGGCTCCTGTCTCAGATTGGACACACCATCTCCGACCCTCTGAACGCCGCAATCGACATCATCGCCCCCGGCGCGGATGCCAACCCCAAGCTCCCCAAGTGGCAGCAGGAGGCATACTCCATCGCCGCCGAGTGGCTTGACAACATTGATAAGGTATCAGAGGATATCATCAACGGTAAGATTAGGACGTTCTGA
- a CDS encoding putative transcriptional regulator with C-terminal CBS domains has protein sequence MKFPPASDIRRMRKAMDVTQAELANASGISQSTIAKIERDRISASYATVVKLFETLDQLAKGGKHDVTAADVASHDLVTVQSSDKVRVAAELMQTAGFSQLPVLKGDTPVGSISERAIFERIRSGQTMNDIKELTIADIMDDSFPMVAENTPMSSVTAMMSDYNAVLVARKGKLVGVITKADILKLI, from the coding sequence ATGAAATTCCCTCCCGCATCGGATATCCGCAGGATGAGAAAGGCGATGGATGTGACCCAGGCCGAGCTGGCGAACGCCTCCGGAATCAGCCAGAGCACCATCGCGAAGATCGAGAGGGACAGGATATCCGCGAGCTACGCGACGGTCGTGAAGCTTTTCGAGACCCTCGACCAGCTCGCGAAGGGAGGAAAGCACGATGTCACCGCCGCCGACGTCGCATCGCACGACCTCGTGACCGTGCAGAGCTCCGACAAGGTGCGCGTCGCCGCCGAGCTCATGCAGACCGCGGGGTTCTCGCAGCTCCCCGTCCTGAAAGGGGACACCCCCGTCGGGAGCATCTCCGAGAGAGCGATCTTCGAGCGCATCAGGTCGGGTCAGACCATGAACGACATCAAGGAACTGACCATCGCCGACATAATGGACGATTCGTTCCCCATGGTCGCGGAGAACACCCCCATGTCCTCGGTCACGGCCATGATGAGCGATTACAACGCAGTGCTCGTGGCCAGAAAGGGTAAGCTCGTCGGAGTCATCACGAAGGCGGACATCCTCAAGCTAATCTGA
- a CDS encoding Nicotinic acid phosphoribosyltransferase, which translates to MAEKLFIADEAEVRKGTTMDVYFQRTKQILEAKGFKDTKVVAEFTCGGLPNKWPWAVFCGLEEVVRLMEGQKVDLWAVPEGTVFRARDSASVRVPLMNVAGAYADFGIYETAMLGMVCQPSGIATASARVKIASKGKTVLAFGNRRMHPGIAGVIDRSCYIGGCDGVASPFGADLCGTEAVGTVPHALMLVMGSNEAAFKAFDEVIDPKVGRVMLIDTFEDERKAAVAAAGLIKDLKGVRLDTPSSRRGNFKELINEVRWELDVNGYRDVDIIASGGLDENTISAIVDSAVAGFGVGTSIANAPTLDMGMDIIEKEGKPISKRGKFSGRKFAYRCPCCFAMGVSLRPDDTIRCPDCGKAMEMIEVPVLKDGKRVSKPRTAGEIRDSVLKQIEVLKSL; encoded by the coding sequence ATGGCAGAGAAGCTGTTCATCGCAGACGAGGCGGAGGTCCGCAAAGGGACCACCATGGACGTCTACTTCCAGAGGACCAAGCAGATCCTGGAGGCCAAGGGCTTCAAGGACACCAAGGTCGTCGCGGAGTTCACCTGCGGCGGTCTCCCCAACAAATGGCCCTGGGCCGTGTTCTGCGGCCTGGAGGAGGTCGTCAGGCTCATGGAAGGCCAGAAGGTCGACCTGTGGGCCGTCCCCGAGGGAACGGTCTTCCGTGCGAGGGACAGCGCGTCCGTGCGCGTCCCGCTCATGAATGTCGCCGGTGCCTATGCCGACTTCGGGATTTATGAGACCGCGATGCTCGGTATGGTCTGCCAGCCCTCCGGCATCGCCACGGCCTCCGCGCGCGTGAAGATAGCGTCCAAGGGCAAGACCGTCCTCGCCTTCGGGAACAGGAGGATGCATCCCGGCATCGCAGGCGTCATAGACCGCTCCTGCTACATCGGCGGGTGCGACGGGGTCGCATCGCCGTTCGGAGCCGACCTCTGCGGCACCGAGGCGGTCGGTACCGTCCCCCACGCCCTCATGCTCGTCATGGGTAGCAACGAGGCCGCGTTCAAGGCGTTCGACGAGGTCATCGACCCAAAGGTCGGACGCGTCATGCTCATCGACACCTTCGAGGACGAGCGCAAGGCCGCCGTGGCAGCGGCCGGCCTCATCAAGGACCTGAAGGGCGTCCGTCTCGACACACCATCCTCCCGCAGGGGGAACTTCAAGGAGCTCATCAACGAGGTCAGGTGGGAGCTCGACGTCAACGGATACAGGGACGTAGACATCATCGCCTCGGGAGGCCTCGACGAGAACACAATCTCAGCCATCGTGGATTCCGCCGTGGCAGGTTTCGGAGTGGGAACGAGCATCGCCAACGCCCCCACCCTTGACATGGGTATGGACATCATCGAGAAGGAAGGCAAGCCCATCTCGAAGAGGGGCAAGTTCTCCGGCAGGAAGTTCGCCTACAGGTGCCCCTGCTGCTTCGCCATGGGTGTCTCCCTGCGCCCAGACGACACCATCAGGTGTCCGGACTGCGGCAAGGCCATGGAGATGATCGAGGTCCCCGTCCTGAAGGACGGGAAGAGGGTCTCCAAACCCCGCACCGCGGGAGAGATACGCGACTCGGTCCTGAAGCAGATCGAGGTCCTGAAATCGCTTTGA
- a CDS encoding enolase produces the protein MATIEKVWAREVLDSRGNPTVEAVVTVNGREISAIAPSGASTGMWEANELRDGDGRFHGKGVQKAVENVRTAIAKAIVGMDPTDQKGIDEAMLRADGTDNKKVLGGNATTAVSFAVAHAGAFVSNQELYEYVGKDHVTLPVPMYNIINGGKHAGGDLKVQECMIIPAGAKSFSECLRMAAETYQSLKSLLKKKYGVSAINVGDEGGFAPPVNTVSEALSTIVDAISDAGYAPGKDVYLGIDCASSEFFDEASQKYDVDGMKLSPGELLDHYVDITKEFPLISIEDPFQENDFETTTAFTKKVGEHVQIVGDDLFVTNSKRLKTGIDCGAANALLLKVNQIGTLTEAQDAQEMSAANGYRVVVSHRSGESEDTTISDLSVGWGTGQIKTGAPCRGERTAKYNRLLRIEDRLGSKAVFPGKKALRF, from the coding sequence ATGGCAACTATCGAGAAAGTATGGGCAAGGGAAGTTCTGGATTCCAGGGGGAACCCCACCGTCGAGGCGGTCGTCACCGTCAACGGACGCGAGATCTCCGCGATCGCACCCTCCGGGGCATCCACCGGGATGTGGGAGGCCAACGAGCTCCGCGACGGGGACGGAAGGTTCCACGGGAAGGGTGTCCAGAAGGCGGTCGAGAACGTCCGCACCGCCATCGCCAAGGCGATCGTCGGGATGGACCCCACCGATCAGAAGGGAATCGACGAGGCCATGCTCAGGGCCGACGGCACCGATAACAAGAAGGTCCTCGGCGGAAACGCCACCACCGCGGTCTCCTTCGCGGTCGCCCATGCCGGAGCGTTCGTCAGCAACCAGGAGCTCTACGAGTACGTCGGGAAGGACCACGTCACCCTCCCCGTCCCCATGTACAACATCATCAACGGCGGAAAGCACGCCGGAGGCGACCTGAAGGTCCAGGAGTGCATGATCATCCCCGCAGGAGCCAAGAGCTTCTCCGAGTGCCTCAGGATGGCCGCCGAGACCTACCAGTCCCTCAAGTCCCTGCTGAAGAAGAAGTACGGCGTCTCCGCCATCAACGTCGGGGACGAGGGAGGATTCGCTCCCCCGGTCAACACCGTCTCGGAGGCCCTCTCCACCATCGTCGACGCCATCTCCGATGCGGGATATGCCCCCGGGAAGGACGTGTACCTCGGAATCGACTGCGCCTCCTCCGAGTTCTTCGACGAGGCCTCCCAGAAGTACGACGTCGACGGAATGAAGCTCAGCCCCGGCGAGCTCCTCGACCACTATGTGGACATCACCAAGGAGTTCCCCCTCATCTCCATCGAGGACCCGTTCCAGGAGAACGACTTCGAGACCACCACCGCCTTCACCAAGAAGGTCGGCGAGCACGTGCAGATCGTCGGAGACGACCTGTTCGTGACCAACTCCAAGAGGCTCAAGACCGGGATCGACTGCGGGGCCGCAAACGCCCTCCTGCTGAAGGTCAACCAGATCGGGACCCTCACAGAGGCCCAGGATGCCCAGGAGATGTCCGCCGCCAACGGATACCGCGTCGTCGTGTCCCACCGCTCCGGCGAGTCCGAGGACACCACCATCTCCGACCTCTCCGTCGGATGGGGAACCGGACAGATCAAGACCGGCGCACCCTGCCGCGGAGAGAGGACCGCCAAGTACAACAGGCTCCTCAGGATCGAGGACCGCCTCGGCTCCAAGGCCGTCTTCCCGGGGAAGAAGGCACTGAGGTTCTGA
- a CDS encoding [NiFe] hydrogenase maturation protein HypF, with protein MMRIVIRGVVQGVGFRPAVYRTAASLGLRGTVCNHGSHVTVDVDDGDAFLDSFMKNLPPLARVDSVEKEDYDIPADVKGFSIVGSASGNREGLSIPTDTAICARCIDDMRSGRRTGYLFTTCTDCGPRFTLLRSLPYDRERTAMSEFPRCPVCGKEYSEPSDRRFHHQTVCCPDCGPQYRLVDSGGNPVAGDPITTFARFLEEGKLGIAKSWGGMHICCTLEQTGRLREWYRRGEKPFAIMVRDMDAVRRYAEPTPEEEERLLSPHRPIVLVKKVPSDLTDAVSPGLDNIGIFLPYTGMQILLFDALNADALIMTSANVPGEPMVLDDGRILDLGADVYLLHNQEIVNRADDSVLRVCGSDTFFIRKSRGSIPSYYSVPWRGDAVAVGPQENITGAVASGGRIYPTQHIGNGEHIGVPEYLEEAVRFQMSLLGCRPGIVAEDMHPAYLNRRFAHALAEECGAEIIDVQHHHAHVASLMVDRGNLEHMTALSVDGTGHGDDRAAWGGEVMSCDYSDYERLAHLEYIPLLGGQKALYDIRRLRFAVDTMNGIESETGFNDMETSVLTKMMNTAPRTSSFGRVLDCISYSLGVCSRRTYDGEPAMKLEPLLARGKLVDGFSTCTENGEIRTAHLFERLDECTSKADAAYSMVYGILSEMVASACSKADSDGEGYIGITGGVSYNVPIVNMARGIASKHGKELLVHTCVPNGDAGISTGQIAIALRHL; from the coding sequence ATGATGAGGATCGTCATCAGGGGAGTCGTTCAGGGAGTCGGGTTCCGTCCGGCGGTGTACCGCACGGCGGCATCGCTCGGCCTCAGGGGCACCGTTTGCAACCACGGCTCCCATGTAACCGTCGACGTGGACGACGGCGATGCCTTCCTCGATTCGTTCATGAAGAACCTCCCGCCCCTCGCCAGGGTCGATTCCGTCGAGAAGGAGGATTACGATATCCCCGCGGACGTGAAGGGATTCTCCATCGTCGGATCCGCCTCCGGGAACAGGGAGGGCCTTTCCATCCCCACCGACACCGCGATATGTGCCAGGTGTATCGATGATATGCGTTCCGGCAGGAGGACCGGGTATCTCTTCACCACCTGCACGGACTGCGGTCCGAGGTTCACGCTTCTGAGGTCCCTGCCCTACGACAGGGAGAGGACCGCCATGTCGGAGTTCCCCAGATGCCCCGTGTGCGGAAAGGAGTACTCCGAACCCTCCGACAGGAGATTCCATCACCAGACCGTCTGCTGCCCGGACTGCGGTCCGCAGTACCGTCTCGTGGATTCCGGGGGAAACCCGGTCGCGGGTGACCCCATCACGACCTTCGCCAGGTTCCTGGAGGAGGGGAAACTGGGTATCGCCAAGAGCTGGGGAGGGATGCACATCTGCTGCACCCTGGAACAGACCGGCAGGCTGAGGGAATGGTACAGACGCGGAGAGAAACCCTTCGCCATCATGGTAAGGGACATGGATGCCGTGCGCAGGTACGCCGAGCCCACCCCCGAAGAGGAGGAGAGGCTGCTGTCCCCCCACCGCCCCATAGTCCTGGTGAAGAAGGTCCCCTCGGACCTCACGGATGCGGTCTCCCCGGGTCTGGACAACATCGGGATATTCCTGCCGTACACCGGGATGCAGATCCTCCTGTTCGACGCCCTGAACGCGGATGCGCTGATCATGACGTCCGCCAACGTCCCCGGGGAACCCATGGTGCTCGATGACGGCAGGATCCTCGACCTCGGAGCCGACGTTTACCTCCTCCACAACCAGGAGATTGTCAACCGTGCGGACGACAGCGTCCTCAGGGTCTGCGGCTCCGACACATTCTTCATACGCAAGTCCAGAGGGAGCATCCCGTCGTACTACTCCGTCCCCTGGAGGGGCGATGCCGTCGCGGTGGGCCCCCAGGAGAACATCACCGGAGCCGTCGCCTCCGGAGGACGCATCTATCCCACGCAGCACATCGGGAACGGCGAGCACATCGGTGTACCCGAGTACCTCGAGGAGGCGGTACGCTTCCAGATGTCCCTCCTCGGCTGCAGACCGGGCATCGTGGCGGAGGACATGCACCCCGCCTATCTGAACCGCAGGTTCGCCCATGCCCTGGCGGAGGAATGCGGGGCGGAGATCATCGACGTCCAGCACCACCATGCCCATGTTGCGTCGCTGATGGTGGACCGCGGGAACCTGGAACACATGACCGCGCTCTCCGTGGACGGAACCGGACACGGGGACGACCGCGCCGCATGGGGCGGCGAGGTCATGAGCTGCGACTATTCCGATTACGAACGTCTGGCACACCTTGAATACATACCGCTTCTGGGCGGTCAGAAGGCACTCTACGACATCCGCAGGCTGAGGTTCGCAGTGGATACGATGAACGGTATCGAGAGTGAGACCGGGTTCAACGACATGGAGACCTCCGTCCTGACCAAGATGATGAACACCGCTCCCAGGACGTCCTCGTTCGGAAGGGTCCTGGACTGCATCTCGTATTCCCTGGGTGTCTGCTCCCGGAGGACCTATGACGGGGAACCCGCCATGAAGCTCGAACCCCTCCTCGCGCGGGGGAAGCTGGTAGACGGTTTCTCCACCTGCACCGAGAACGGGGAGATCCGTACGGCGCACCTCTTCGAACGGCTCGATGAATGTACCAGCAAGGCGGACGCCGCCTATTCCATGGTATACGGGATCCTGTCCGAGATGGTCGCCTCCGCCTGTTCGAAGGCAGATTCGGACGGCGAGGGATACATCGGGATAACCGGCGGGGTCTCCTACAACGTCCCCATCGTGAACATGGCCCGTGGGATCGCATCCAAACACGGCAAGGAACTCCTCGTGCACACCTGCGTCCCCAACGGCGATGCGGGCATCTCCACCGGCCAGATCGCCATCGCCCTGAGGCATCTTTGA
- a CDS encoding methylthioadenosine phosphorylase: protein MPKIAIIGGSGIYNPDSFELIEEVFPDTPFGKPSDPIMIGKINGVEVAFLFRHGKQHQHPPSSVPYRANMYALKKLGCEYVISACAVGSLREEFRPGDLVITDQFIDFTKKRDYSFFMDQTVHISMPDPCCPYLNGIFGEVAEDMKIPYHIGGTYVCIEGPRFSTRAESNMFRQFGDIIGMTIVPECQLARELGMCYCSLATVTDYDCWKDEDVTIEMVMKTMAECLDKVLRLLEKGLPRIGKSDCACAESAKGCGALDAIGKY, encoded by the coding sequence ATGCCCAAGATCGCAATCATCGGCGGTTCCGGAATCTACAACCCGGACAGCTTCGAACTCATCGAGGAGGTGTTCCCGGACACCCCCTTCGGAAAACCATCCGACCCCATCATGATCGGCAAGATCAACGGTGTCGAGGTCGCATTCCTCTTCAGGCACGGGAAGCAGCACCAGCACCCCCCGTCCTCCGTCCCCTACAGGGCGAACATGTATGCGCTGAAGAAACTCGGATGCGAGTACGTCATCTCCGCCTGCGCCGTAGGGTCCCTCAGGGAGGAGTTCAGGCCGGGAGACCTGGTCATCACCGACCAGTTCATCGACTTCACCAAGAAGAGGGACTACTCCTTCTTCATGGACCAGACCGTCCACATCTCCATGCCCGACCCCTGCTGCCCCTACCTCAACGGCATCTTCGGAGAGGTCGCCGAGGACATGAAGATCCCCTACCACATCGGAGGCACCTACGTCTGCATCGAGGGTCCCAGGTTCTCCACCAGGGCGGAAAGCAACATGTTCCGCCAGTTCGGGGACATCATCGGAATGACCATCGTCCCCGAGTGCCAGCTCGCCCGCGAGCTCGGGATGTGCTACTGCAGTCTCGCCACCGTCACCGACTACGACTGCTGGAAGGACGAGGATGTCACCATCGAGATGGTCATGAAGACCATGGCCGAGTGCCTCGACAAGGTCCTCAGGCTCCTCGAGAAGGGACTTCCCAGGATCGGCAAGAGCGACTGCGCCTGCGCGGAATCCGCCAAGGGCTGCGGAGCGCTTGACGCCATCGGCAAGTATTGA
- a CDS encoding Response regulator containing CheY-like receiver, AAA-type ATPase, and DNA-binding domains, translating into MRALIIEDRDSMTGVICSILEKGGIETNVVRNIRAGLEEYNTNRYDIVILDTEVDDFRGMQFILEITPEYAPRQGRRDRVENAKRGPGVIVIRTVSERVPSDCPRVKAELVRPFTSKELEEAVAKAIPREADRFLEKFDRGEVSIDPAVELRRLGISYGESYVFFSRKNDFIQEIMGTFAKAGYDMFLITASRPKVARDRFGLDRDAEVFTLSGNEYKLGSMIESVKLFIARTEHPVVAMDDLDNVIEHSSMDRTVTALSEILSTKKKTGFTFLTSVDGELLTQNIKNILRDLMVEYKKEE; encoded by the coding sequence GTGAGAGCGCTCATCATCGAGGACAGGGACTCCATGACGGGAGTGATCTGCAGCATCCTTGAGAAAGGAGGCATCGAGACCAACGTCGTCAGGAACATAAGGGCAGGTCTCGAGGAATACAACACCAACCGTTACGACATCGTGATCCTCGATACGGAGGTCGATGATTTCAGGGGGATGCAGTTCATCCTGGAGATCACCCCGGAGTATGCCCCCCGCCAGGGACGCAGGGACCGTGTCGAAAACGCGAAGCGCGGTCCGGGGGTAATCGTCATCCGTACCGTCAGCGAGAGGGTCCCCTCCGACTGTCCCCGCGTCAAGGCCGAGCTTGTAAGGCCGTTCACATCCAAAGAGCTGGAGGAGGCAGTCGCCAAGGCGATCCCCAGGGAGGCGGACAGGTTCCTGGAGAAGTTCGACAGGGGAGAGGTCTCCATCGACCCCGCGGTAGAGCTCAGGAGGCTCGGCATCAGCTACGGGGAGTCCTACGTGTTCTTCAGCAGGAAGAACGATTTCATCCAGGAGATCATGGGTACGTTCGCCAAGGCGGGATACGACATGTTCCTCATCACCGCCTCGCGCCCCAAGGTGGCCAGGGACCGCTTCGGCCTGGACAGGGACGCGGAGGTCTTCACGCTCTCGGGCAACGAGTACAAACTGGGTTCGATGATCGAATCCGTCAAGCTTTTCATAGCACGCACCGAGCACCCGGTGGTGGCCATGGACGACCTGGATAACGTTATCGAGCACAGCAGCATGGACCGCACGGTCACCGCGCTGTCGGAGATCCTCTCCACCAAGAAGAAGACGGGATTCACGTTCCTGACCTCGGTGGACGGGGAGCTGCTGACTCAGAACATCAAGAACATTTTGAGAGACCTCATGGTCGAGTACAAGAAGGAGGAATGA
- a CDS encoding putative phosphoglycerate mutase, AP superfamily — translation MTNTLFVLLDGMEDDPNPALGGRKPYEVARMPFIRSRAPHLCWTTGRGYTQLFLNEFWTGHPPETARGALEAQGLGMRMGNGRTAFRMSPAYIEDGMVRWAYGVDDKADALEKSVRDNLSILRDMDPDVRFFVHGRSVITIDYEGEIPDGPQAPVDGPYVPLGGALQELMEKVASENGGLTIYPWGIGGVGKVYPPYPQIGKMTAISDSPTALGIAASLGHDIMLIPELDDRFPAAAEALKEGNVFLHMDEVDEYSHEKDHNKKIRILEHIDSMMEKYFSDVRRVVFFVDHGTSCVTGTHILMDVPFRTNLNCFKDGEHITMKDIVPTVLEAKE, via the coding sequence ATGACGAACACCCTTTTCGTGCTCCTCGACGGAATGGAGGACGACCCGAACCCGGCCCTCGGCGGCAGGAAGCCCTATGAGGTCGCCAGGATGCCTTTCATCAGGTCCAGGGCACCACATCTCTGCTGGACCACGGGAAGGGGTTACACGCAGCTCTTCCTCAACGAGTTCTGGACCGGACATCCCCCGGAGACCGCCCGCGGGGCACTCGAGGCCCAGGGCCTCGGTATGAGGATGGGGAACGGCAGGACCGCCTTCCGCATGAGCCCCGCCTATATCGAGGACGGCATGGTACGCTGGGCGTACGGTGTGGACGATAAGGCCGATGCCCTGGAGAAGTCCGTGAGGGACAACCTCAGCATCCTAAGGGACATGGACCCCGACGTAAGGTTCTTCGTCCACGGGAGGAGTGTTATCACCATAGATTACGAGGGGGAGATCCCCGACGGCCCCCAGGCCCCCGTGGACGGCCCCTACGTGCCCCTCGGAGGCGCCCTGCAGGAGCTCATGGAGAAGGTCGCATCGGAGAACGGTGGCCTGACGATCTACCCCTGGGGTATCGGAGGTGTGGGGAAGGTGTATCCCCCGTACCCGCAGATCGGGAAGATGACCGCCATCTCGGACAGCCCCACCGCCCTCGGGATAGCGGCGTCCCTGGGACACGACATTATGCTCATACCCGAACTCGACGACAGGTTCCCCGCGGCCGCGGAAGCGCTGAAGGAGGGGAACGTCTTCCTGCACATGGACGAGGTCGACGAATACAGCCACGAGAAGGACCACAACAAGAAGATCAGGATCCTAGAGCACATCGACTCCATGATGGAGAAATACTTCTCCGACGTCAGGCGCGTGGTGTTCTTCGTAGACCACGGCACGTCCTGCGTCACCGGGACGCACATCCTCATGGATGTCCCGTTCCGCACGAACCTAAACTGTTTCAAGGACGGAGAGCACATAACCATGAAGGACATAGTGCCCACCGTATTGGAGGCTAAAGAATGA
- a CDS encoding NaMN:DMB phosphoribosyltransferase, which yields MTFEIPPSLGVNGDTKRAEDILTRIWGKRGVFTCTIGNTLTSTIPGISEAGDTPELTLFTGPADAEFLVMGKVTCMKGIPINPGNIPTPATLTKAALNLSGMPFLMINGGSKVIPNIPCIEVGGKAGEKITTGHAMSAEQVKKSFEYGKILGEQLASTYDFVVLSESCAGGTTTALAVLLAMGTVRENLVSSSSPKNPKQFKWDTVMSSLDAAGIGIGDLADDPLRAV from the coding sequence ATGACTTTCGAGATCCCGCCGTCCCTGGGCGTAAACGGGGACACCAAGAGAGCCGAGGACATCCTCACCCGCATCTGGGGCAAGAGAGGGGTTTTCACATGCACCATCGGCAACACGCTCACCTCCACCATCCCCGGGATCTCGGAGGCCGGAGACACCCCGGAACTCACGCTTTTCACCGGGCCCGCCGACGCGGAATTCCTCGTCATGGGCAAGGTCACCTGTATGAAGGGCATCCCGATCAACCCCGGAAACATCCCCACCCCCGCTACTCTGACGAAGGCCGCCCTGAACCTCTCAGGGATGCCGTTCCTCATGATCAACGGCGGTTCCAAGGTCATCCCCAACATCCCCTGCATCGAAGTCGGCGGGAAGGCGGGGGAGAAGATCACCACCGGACACGCCATGTCCGCTGAGCAGGTGAAGAAGTCTTTCGAATACGGGAAGATCCTCGGGGAGCAGCTAGCTTCCACCTATGACTTCGTGGTCCTGAGCGAGAGCTGTGCGGGAGGCACCACCACCGCACTCGCCGTCCTCCTTGCCATGGGCACGGTCAGGGAGAACCTCGTCAGCTCGAGCTCCCCCAAGAACCCCAAGCAATTCAAGTGGGACACCGTCATGAGCTCCCTCGATGCCGCAGGCATCGGGATCGGGGACCTTGCGGACGACCCCCTCAGGGCCGTATAG
- a CDS encoding LSU ribosomal protein L40E has translation MARFKEAERRLLDKSVCMSCYATNPPKATKCRKCGDSHLRPKAKESRKQ, from the coding sequence ATGGCACGCTTCAAAGAGGCTGAGCGCAGGCTCCTTGACAAGTCCGTCTGCATGAGTTGCTATGCGACGAACCCCCCCAAGGCAACCAAGTGCCGCAAGTGCGGCGACAGTCACCTCAGGCCCAAGGCGAAAGAGAGCAGGAAGCAGTGA